In a genomic window of Terriglobia bacterium:
- a CDS encoding glycoside hydrolase family 31 protein: protein MSSRPLRLSLCTLILITFSIPLFALAETRTTGPVSAVREISDGAQFRAGDALVRITMVAPGIWRLRYAIQPSFPPDHSFAVVPQPKLPANSVRMTQSATALKLTDGNVNLTVNKSNGIISILQATGETLLADQPDHPATWSGTGFRIYKTMTPLEAFFGLGDKSDGMNHRGYAYTNWNTDAFDWQQGTDPLYKSIPFFIGMTANGTAFGVFLDNTYRTSFDFGKESNSYFSFGADGGELNYYFIAGPTPRQVVERYTSLTGRTPLPPLFALGFQQSRYSYYPEARVRQIADEFRTRKIPCDVLYLDIDYQQGYKAFTINRDYFPTFEQMVKDLDQQGFKTVLISDLHLKKEVGYKPYDQGTARDYFVKNPDGSQYVGRVWPGPSVFPDFTLTPVRKWYGSLYKMFTDMGVAGFWNDMNEPAVFRYPEKTMPLNTVHRVDAETENRNPGGPVRTTDHREIHNVFGMENVRATHDGLLALRPNERPFVLTRAAFAGTQRYAATWTGDNSSTWVHYRLTVPTLLNMSVSGYPLVGADVGGFGESPTPELLTRWIELGAFQPIDRDHTTKGSRNQEPWVDGPEQETIRRRYIETRYRLLPYIYTSMEETSRTGIPLMRPMFLEHPILGLMENVNDHEYYFGPDLLVAPKLLETLDSYDVNLPAGTWYDYWTGQKVEAKEQPAWDAETVEGAPKPPMIETLKLDPKLDELPVYVRGGSIIPHQPLVQSTAEKPVGPLQLAVYPGPNCSGSVYTDDGHTFDYQQGHYFRQSFTCDATPRGITVKLAAPEGDFTPWWTQLRITVYGQREPISRDVLFSREAQTISINY from the coding sequence ATGTCTTCTCGCCCGCTGCGGCTTTCACTCTGCACCTTAATACTGATTACTTTCTCGATTCCGCTTTTCGCCCTCGCGGAAACCCGCACGACTGGCCCGGTCAGCGCCGTGCGCGAAATCTCCGACGGGGCGCAGTTCCGCGCCGGCGATGCCCTCGTCCGCATCACGATGGTCGCTCCCGGAATCTGGCGTCTGCGCTACGCAATTCAGCCGAGTTTCCCGCCCGACCACTCCTTCGCCGTCGTCCCGCAGCCCAAGCTTCCAGCCAACTCCGTTCGCATGACTCAATCGGCAACCGCGCTGAAGCTGACTGACGGCAACGTCAACCTCACAGTCAACAAATCCAACGGCATCATCTCCATCTTGCAGGCTACCGGCGAAACCCTTCTTGCCGATCAACCGGATCATCCCGCGACCTGGAGCGGCACTGGCTTTCGCATCTACAAGACGATGACTCCGCTCGAGGCCTTCTTCGGCCTCGGCGACAAGTCCGATGGCATGAACCACCGCGGCTACGCTTACACCAACTGGAACACCGACGCCTTCGACTGGCAGCAAGGCACAGATCCGCTCTACAAATCCATTCCCTTCTTCATCGGCATGACCGCGAACGGCACCGCCTTCGGCGTTTTCCTCGACAACACCTACCGAACCAGCTTCGACTTCGGCAAGGAATCCAACTCCTACTTCTCCTTCGGCGCCGACGGCGGCGAACTCAACTACTACTTCATCGCCGGACCGACTCCCAGGCAGGTCGTCGAACGTTACACCTCGCTCACCGGACGCACTCCGCTTCCGCCGCTCTTTGCGCTCGGATTTCAGCAGTCGCGCTACAGCTACTATCCCGAAGCGCGCGTCCGCCAGATCGCCGACGAGTTCCGCACGCGCAAGATTCCTTGCGACGTCCTCTATCTCGACATCGATTACCAGCAGGGATACAAAGCGTTCACCATAAACCGCGACTACTTCCCGACTTTCGAGCAGATGGTGAAGGATCTCGACCAGCAGGGCTTCAAGACGGTACTCATCTCCGATCTCCACCTGAAGAAGGAGGTCGGCTACAAGCCCTACGACCAAGGCACCGCCCGCGACTACTTCGTCAAGAATCCTGACGGCTCGCAGTACGTTGGCCGGGTTTGGCCCGGGCCTAGCGTCTTCCCCGATTTCACGCTCACTCCCGTGCGCAAGTGGTACGGCTCGCTTTACAAGATGTTCACCGACATGGGCGTCGCGGGTTTCTGGAACGACATGAACGAGCCTGCGGTGTTCCGATATCCCGAGAAGACGATGCCGCTCAACACAGTCCATCGCGTCGATGCCGAGACTGAGAACCGCAATCCCGGAGGACCAGTCCGCACGACCGATCACCGCGAGATTCACAACGTCTTCGGCATGGAGAACGTTCGCGCCACGCACGATGGACTGCTCGCACTTCGTCCCAACGAGCGTCCCTTCGTGCTCACGCGCGCGGCCTTTGCAGGAACGCAGCGCTATGCGGCGACTTGGACTGGCGACAACTCATCGACCTGGGTTCACTATCGCCTCACGGTTCCGACGCTGCTCAACATGAGCGTCAGCGGATATCCGCTCGTCGGCGCCGACGTCGGCGGATTCGGCGAAAGCCCGACACCGGAGCTGCTCACGCGATGGATCGAGCTCGGCGCGTTTCAGCCTATCGATCGCGATCACACCACCAAAGGCTCGCGAAACCAGGAACCGTGGGTCGACGGTCCCGAGCAGGAAACCATTCGCCGCCGCTATATCGAAACTCGCTATCGACTCCTTCCTTACATCTACACCTCGATGGAGGAGACTTCGCGAACGGGAATCCCGCTGATGCGGCCGATGTTCCTCGAGCATCCGATCCTGGGGCTGATGGAAAACGTCAACGATCACGAGTATTACTTCGGTCCCGATCTGCTCGTCGCACCGAAACTCCTCGAGACGCTCGACTCTTACGACGTCAATCTTCCCGCGGGAACCTGGTACGACTACTGGACTGGACAGAAAGTCGAGGCGAAAGAACAGCCCGCGTGGGACGCGGAGACTGTGGAGGGCGCGCCCAAACCGCCGATGATTGAGACTCTAAAACTCGATCCGAAGCTCGACGAACTTCCTGTCTATGTTCGCGGTGGCTCGATCATTCCGCACCAGCCACTGGTGCAGTCGACGGCCGAGAAACCGGTCGGCCCGCTTCAACTCGCCGTCTACCCTGGTCCAAACTGTTCCGGCTCCGTCTACACCGACGACGGCCACACCTTCGACTACCAGCAGGGACACTACTTCCGCCAGTCCTTCACCTGCGACGCAACTCCGCGGGGCATAACCGTGAAGCTCGCCGCTCCCGAAGGAGACTTCACGCCGTGGTGGACACAACTGCGCATCACGGTCTACGGCCAGCGAGAACCAATCTCGCGCGATGTTCTGTTCTCACGGGAAGCGCAGACGATCTCGATTAATTACTGA
- a CDS encoding ABC transporter permease, whose protein sequence is MEISQDVRHALRMWRRNPGFIAVVVATLAIGIGANTAMFSILHQALLKPLPFPNPDRLVLVDTTFSGEINPVSSFPDYYDYRDQNSTMESVAATSPGARQVIVAGGKRPEFAAAMYVSWNWFDTLKVAPAAGRWFRPEEGKAGAPYVAVVTEGYARRRYGSVEKALGQPLMLSGVAKQTISATIIGVAPPSARLLADADMWTPMRQGEEDGPETRLFHNWLLVARMKPGVSMEQAQAEANTIADRLRHQYPETNSEKGFTLERLQSGMLRSQTPSMYLLMGAVGLVLLIACANVAGLLLARGALRGQELAIRAALGASRRRILAQLLIESMMLAMLAGAVGVALAFWLQRLLPIAVGLTRSGVTPTGMHWPVLLFAVGVSMLTGLLFGLVPALRASSLNPGEQLAHGVRSTGTRGGQRLRAALVVGQVAVSLVLLVGAGLLVRSFAELAKTNLGFHTEHLLTGEIQLPNSAYPPDRRFQFFDGLRDDLTTIPGVTGVGFVDKLPIKNPWGNYPVWAASRPPINPSQEESANVRLVLPGYLEASGIPLLSGRAIGRSDLKGRPPTVVIDERLARTLFPGENPIGQQLTANLGILSPQEPVNCEVIGVVGAARLDTVDDPGHMAMYLSYDQFQPRPSMHFVVRTAIAPETVAASIRKVVAARDPGLPLAQLVMMDQIISDSLVSQRVTTITLALFSAIAMLLAGLGLYGTLAYWVNQRRQEVGIRVALGAERRDIVRLVVGHGMRLALLGAAIGLAGAFVVTRLMSTMIYGIGSHDPVTFAAVIVLLVAIAAAACLLPAWRATRVNPMETLRAE, encoded by the coding sequence ATGGAGATAAGCCAGGATGTTCGCCACGCATTACGAATGTGGAGGAGAAACCCCGGATTCATCGCGGTTGTGGTAGCAACGCTGGCCATTGGCATTGGCGCGAACACGGCAATGTTCTCCATCCTGCACCAGGCGCTGCTCAAGCCGCTGCCGTTCCCCAATCCCGATCGGTTGGTTCTGGTCGATACCACCTTCAGCGGCGAGATCAACCCAGTCTCCTCATTTCCCGACTACTATGATTACCGCGACCAGAATTCGACCATGGAGTCGGTAGCCGCAACTTCTCCCGGCGCGCGGCAAGTCATCGTCGCCGGCGGAAAGCGTCCGGAGTTTGCGGCGGCGATGTACGTGTCATGGAACTGGTTTGACACCCTGAAGGTAGCGCCTGCCGCGGGCCGCTGGTTCCGCCCTGAGGAAGGGAAGGCCGGAGCGCCGTACGTCGCCGTGGTGACCGAAGGCTACGCTCGCCGTCGCTATGGCAGCGTTGAGAAGGCGCTCGGACAACCGCTGATGCTGAGCGGCGTCGCGAAGCAGACAATCTCGGCGACGATCATCGGCGTGGCTCCCCCCTCAGCGCGGCTGCTGGCCGACGCCGACATGTGGACGCCGATGCGACAGGGCGAGGAAGACGGCCCCGAGACGCGCCTCTTCCACAACTGGCTGCTCGTCGCGCGCATGAAGCCGGGAGTCAGCATGGAGCAGGCGCAGGCCGAGGCGAACACGATCGCCGACCGCTTGCGACACCAGTATCCCGAGACAAACAGCGAGAAGGGATTCACCCTCGAGCGGCTGCAGTCCGGAATGTTGCGCTCGCAGACGCCAAGCATGTATCTGCTGATGGGCGCGGTCGGACTGGTCTTACTGATCGCTTGCGCGAATGTCGCTGGCCTTCTGCTGGCGCGAGGCGCGCTGCGCGGCCAGGAACTGGCGATTCGCGCTGCGTTGGGTGCATCGCGACGACGCATCCTCGCACAGTTGCTGATCGAGAGCATGATGCTGGCGATGCTTGCGGGAGCAGTCGGTGTCGCGCTGGCGTTCTGGTTGCAGAGGCTGTTGCCGATCGCAGTTGGCCTGACGCGCTCGGGAGTCACGCCGACCGGGATGCACTGGCCGGTGTTGCTCTTCGCCGTAGGCGTCTCGATGCTGACCGGACTGCTCTTTGGCCTGGTGCCCGCGTTACGCGCATCGTCACTGAACCCCGGCGAGCAGTTGGCCCACGGCGTCCGCAGCACGGGAACCCGCGGCGGACAGCGGCTGCGCGCGGCGCTCGTCGTCGGACAGGTCGCGGTCTCGCTAGTGCTGCTGGTCGGCGCGGGACTGCTGGTGCGCAGCTTCGCCGAACTGGCGAAGACCAATCTCGGATTCCACACCGAACATCTGCTAACCGGCGAGATCCAACTCCCGAACTCCGCGTATCCGCCGGATCGCCGGTTCCAGTTCTTCGATGGACTGCGCGATGACTTGACCACCATTCCCGGCGTAACAGGGGTTGGATTCGTGGACAAGCTGCCGATCAAGAACCCTTGGGGAAATTATCCAGTGTGGGCGGCATCGCGCCCTCCGATAAATCCCTCACAGGAGGAAAGCGCAAATGTACGCCTGGTTCTGCCGGGATATCTTGAGGCCTCGGGAATCCCGCTGCTGTCGGGGCGCGCGATCGGTCGATCCGATCTCAAGGGAAGGCCGCCGACAGTGGTCATCGACGAACGGCTAGCCAGAACACTATTCCCCGGCGAGAATCCCATCGGGCAGCAATTGACGGCAAACCTCGGCATCCTCAGCCCGCAGGAACCGGTCAACTGCGAGGTCATCGGAGTCGTCGGCGCGGCACGCCTTGACACGGTGGACGACCCGGGCCACATGGCAATGTATCTTTCTTACGATCAGTTCCAGCCGCGCCCTTCGATGCATTTCGTGGTGCGGACGGCCATCGCACCGGAAACCGTGGCCGCGTCCATTCGCAAAGTAGTGGCCGCGCGCGATCCGGGTCTTCCGCTGGCGCAACTGGTGATGATGGACCAGATCATCTCAGACTCTCTCGTTTCGCAGCGTGTCACGACGATCACCCTGGCATTGTTCTCCGCAATTGCGATGCTGCTGGCGGGCCTGGGGCTATATGGCACGCTGGCGTACTGGGTGAATCAACGCCGACAGGAAGTTGGCATCCGCGTGGCGCTGGGCGCGGAACGGCGAGACATCGTCCGGCTCGTGGTGGGACACGGTATGCGACTCGCACTGCTCGGCGCGGCGATTGGTTTGGCCGGTGCCTTCGTAGTCACGCGCCTCATGAGCACGATGATCTATGGCATTGGGTCCCACGATCCTGTTACTTTCGCGGCTGTGATTGTACTGTTGGTCGCGATCGCAGCGGCCGCCTGTCTATTGCCCGCATGGCGTGCTACGCGCGTGAATCCGATGGAAACACTGCGGGCGGAGTAA
- the nirK gene encoding copper-containing nitrite reductase: MQPNSGSKVRLTISSLGLLFLFFFGSAHVQAQTSSHAMHMGTANSTRTVDIVRAPTDVPPPIGNRGPAVVRVTLTAEEVIGDLDSSSGTKYRYWTFNGKVPAPMIRVRQGDTVEVTLKNDAGSHMVHSVDFHAALGPGGGAAFSQAAPGQSKTFSFKATTPGLFVYHCGTPMIAEHIANGMYGLILVEPAGGLPHVDHEYYLMQGEFYTAGPEGTPGLQQFSAAKLMKEEPDYFVFNGAVDALTKTRSMQANVGDTVRIFFGDAGPNKASSLHMVGEIFTKDYQLGSMSMPLTGVQTASVPPGGAAMLELTATAPGNFALMDHAMSRMAKGLMANLAVTGTDTAKLMSEGPVSAESGESVLSGMTKIDMEAPVEGSARSVSMWAGSADETGTKVTEPTAMSMPMEHTSGRIAAASGSPTIAKRGSPTELDGCMNTVSGGEVMLKLLGSSKIYRLEAQPFLFSENSGRIVHVTGHVGSVVEVEDPNIPSFVVDTLQAVAPNCSVRMSAADVRKIVTKASSATVRMGEMRFEPANLTVEAGEKVTWKNSSNVTHNVVDDASKAVYLRDVNLPSGTKPFDSGYLVPDQTYSRVFTTPGIYRYVCTLHEASGMKGTIIVRPRTTEVASSNSGSKADQ, encoded by the coding sequence ATGCAACCAAACAGTGGTTCTAAAGTTCGCCTCACGATTTCGTCACTCGGGCTGTTGTTCCTGTTCTTTTTCGGATCGGCTCATGTTCAAGCCCAAACGTCCTCGCACGCGATGCATATGGGGACGGCAAACTCCACCAGAACAGTGGATATTGTCCGCGCCCCCACGGATGTTCCGCCTCCGATAGGCAATCGCGGGCCCGCCGTAGTTCGGGTAACACTGACGGCTGAGGAAGTGATTGGGGATCTGGATTCGTCCAGCGGAACCAAGTACCGGTACTGGACCTTCAATGGCAAAGTTCCCGCGCCAATGATTCGCGTGCGCCAGGGCGATACGGTGGAAGTGACGTTGAAGAACGATGCCGGCAGCCACATGGTTCATTCGGTCGACTTCCACGCAGCACTTGGGCCGGGTGGAGGCGCAGCATTCTCGCAAGCTGCTCCTGGGCAGTCAAAAACGTTCAGCTTCAAAGCGACCACACCTGGGTTATTCGTGTATCACTGCGGGACCCCTATGATCGCCGAGCACATTGCGAACGGGATGTACGGGCTGATCCTGGTGGAACCCGCGGGTGGGCTGCCGCATGTGGATCATGAGTACTACCTGATGCAGGGCGAGTTCTACACTGCCGGACCAGAAGGAACTCCGGGATTACAGCAGTTCAGCGCGGCCAAGCTGATGAAAGAAGAACCGGACTATTTTGTGTTCAACGGAGCGGTTGACGCACTCACAAAAACAAGGTCGATGCAGGCGAATGTCGGCGATACGGTCCGTATATTCTTCGGCGATGCTGGACCGAACAAGGCGTCTTCGCTGCACATGGTAGGCGAGATCTTCACCAAGGATTATCAGCTAGGTTCCATGTCGATGCCCCTTACCGGTGTTCAGACCGCAAGCGTGCCGCCCGGCGGGGCCGCAATGCTGGAATTAACGGCGACTGCTCCGGGCAATTTTGCCCTGATGGACCATGCAATGTCGCGAATGGCCAAAGGACTAATGGCGAATCTCGCGGTGACTGGAACGGATACTGCAAAGTTGATGTCCGAAGGCCCGGTCTCGGCTGAGTCGGGAGAGTCCGTGCTGAGCGGCATGACGAAGATAGATATGGAAGCTCCGGTTGAAGGTTCCGCGCGGAGCGTATCCATGTGGGCCGGCAGTGCAGATGAAACGGGTACAAAGGTTACGGAACCCACGGCCATGTCTATGCCAATGGAGCATACCTCCGGGCGAATTGCAGCGGCATCCGGCTCGCCTACTATAGCGAAACGCGGCTCGCCGACTGAATTGGATGGATGCATGAACACGGTGAGTGGCGGCGAGGTGATGCTGAAGCTTCTTGGTTCTTCCAAGATCTATCGGCTGGAAGCGCAGCCGTTCCTGTTCTCGGAGAATTCTGGCCGAATCGTCCACGTAACCGGGCATGTGGGAAGTGTCGTGGAGGTGGAGGATCCTAATATTCCAAGCTTTGTGGTTGATACCCTCCAGGCGGTTGCCCCCAATTGTTCGGTGAGAATGAGTGCGGCGGATGTCCGGAAGATCGTGACCAAGGCATCGAGCGCAACGGTCCGGATGGGAGAAATGAGATTCGAGCCCGCGAACCTGACGGTCGAAGCAGGGGAAAAAGTGACTTGGAAGAACTCATCAAATGTCACGCACAACGTGGTTGATGATGCAAGCAAGGCTGTCTACCTGAGAGATGTGAACCTGCCGTCTGGGACCAAACCGTTCGATTCCGGGTACCTTGTGCCCGATCAGACTTACTCACGTGTGTTCACGACGCCGGGGATTTATCGTTACGTCTGCACGCTTCACGAAGCAAGCGGGATGAAGGGAACGATCATCGTAAGACCGAGGACGACGGAGGTGGCCAGTAGCAATTCCGGAAGTAAAGCAGATCAGTGA
- a CDS encoding LuxR C-terminal-related transcriptional regulator, which translates to MLESEVFALLERTTDAAFAVTPQGEILSWNKGAEKLLGYSAGEVLHKTCFDVLEGVDPLGTHVCHQHASVLDCSGGRTEIPNFDMSVKKKSGDRLWINMSTLVFDNPRNSHRLLLHLAHDITEQKRAENLVRTMLDLSKQLTAAGETSVRAAPISPLSEQEIQILRMFADGKDSDEVARVLEISPQTLRNHLHHINQKLRTRNRLEAVMNAMQRKLI; encoded by the coding sequence GTGCTGGAGAGTGAAGTATTTGCCCTGCTTGAGCGCACCACTGATGCGGCCTTTGCGGTTACCCCTCAGGGTGAAATCTTGTCTTGGAATAAGGGTGCCGAGAAACTCCTCGGCTACAGCGCGGGCGAGGTTCTGCACAAAACCTGCTTCGACGTACTGGAGGGTGTCGATCCCTTAGGCACACACGTCTGCCATCAACACGCTAGCGTCCTCGATTGCAGCGGTGGCAGGACCGAGATACCGAACTTCGACATGAGTGTTAAGAAGAAGAGCGGTGATCGGCTGTGGATCAACATGTCCACCCTGGTCTTCGATAATCCGCGTAACAGCCACCGCTTACTTCTGCACTTGGCGCACGACATCACTGAGCAAAAACGGGCTGAAAATCTTGTGCGCACAATGCTCGACCTCTCAAAGCAGCTCACCGCCGCCGGTGAAACCTCGGTCCGCGCCGCCCCGATTTCTCCTCTTTCCGAACAAGAGATCCAGATCCTGCGTATGTTTGCCGACGGCAAGGATTCTGACGAGGTGGCTCGCGTTCTCGAGATAAGCCCGCAGACTCTTCGCAACCATCTCCATCACATCAATCAGAAGCTGCGAACGCGCAACCGGCTTGAAGCCGTCATGAATGCCATGCAGCGGAAATTGATCTAA
- a CDS encoding TonB-dependent receptor: MRRITIVLCLAALVLFTVAAFAQSDTARLVGTITDQSGAAIPNATVTVTNVGTARAVTVETDGSGSYVVAALPAGKYHVEVKQQSFKTATADITLEVSQVQEISLKLEPGSVETVVNVTDEIPLVETTTSGTGEVIQGRQVTELPLNGRNFTQLALLTPGVTRGNYGDTSMGGGSGTGSEGWRNSDTGGASLSANGLRQQANNYILDGVDNNDSMINSIVFFPPVEAIQEFKVNTSVAPAEIGRAGGAVVQASIKSGTNAFHGSAFWFRQSGEFNARAWHNNDNTFIRNQFGGTLGGPLVKNKLFLFMDYQGLRQKIPTSDGPTWVPTPLMREGNFTELLGPGGPSMTTVPVAQICPNLVGTPLATSQGYVFNPQTCLPFGWVGDAATGSRGPNINIIDPMYQNSVGVALVNAYPLPNITGVAINAANFQPSRQQLRNYDDADARLDYVVGAKDTIFVRGSYAQDAMTVSDLLRDANHDLPSGWGSGNNPTHPRAIAVGWTHSFGARVINEFRFGYTRDLYAYEPPFQGTPMGENLGIPNANRNSLLGGMPLIGGWGASRQLEYTGDYGLYSVPQKPLQFTDTVSYSEGRHTFKFGFNIINRKLDFVQGNRAKGYFWIDDNNCGPGCGGMPWGYSGQGTFTGAQVAELEAGFMGGYQVGDMSGYYKTRNWETGYFAQDDWRISSRLTLNLGIRYDLFTWPFEVSDRMSNFDPATGTLVRPTDAGQPRSLINTDKNNIAPRFGFAYDVFGTGKTVLRGGYGMFYFLDRGGVDNQLPNNPDFNGYSSYWACPTPTTCSTGYRITLSGAAAPGSNNPVGATGALPPAVPSIDPKNLSTAANILYWPRNNQNSSVQQWNLQVQHELFKNTAVSVGYIGTKMDHLSTRFQANQGAFGTGVQWFPTVGQITEMANVGTGMYNGLQASIRRNMSSGLQYTVSYTWSHTLDNSNSAFSTSSTNNGGGISVGPDGVPLLSYNKGNSDTDIRHALVASVLYELPWGKGRRWLSGAPTAVDYVLGGWQWNNIVTLQSGSPINVFYNNSRLTTVYNGGCKVNPGSHDSNGNPYWLVCPAGAFTSAPAGQIGNLARNYFHGPGSHVWDMSIFKDIPIYENFKSQLRLEMFNVTNTPQFQNPDSNFGGPTWTNGNFGVQNTTKLSSERRMQIAVRLMF, translated from the coding sequence ATGAGGCGAATTACAATCGTCTTGTGTCTGGCTGCGCTCGTTCTGTTCACCGTTGCAGCTTTTGCACAGAGCGACACCGCACGCCTAGTTGGAACAATCACAGATCAGAGCGGCGCAGCGATTCCGAACGCGACCGTAACAGTAACGAACGTTGGAACCGCGAGAGCCGTAACCGTAGAAACCGATGGAAGCGGCTCGTATGTTGTAGCCGCTCTGCCGGCAGGAAAGTACCACGTTGAAGTAAAGCAGCAGAGCTTCAAAACCGCCACGGCGGATATCACCCTGGAAGTTTCACAGGTGCAGGAAATCAGCCTGAAACTTGAGCCGGGAAGCGTCGAAACAGTAGTCAACGTAACCGACGAAATTCCTCTGGTCGAAACTACGACTTCGGGAACAGGGGAAGTGATCCAGGGCCGCCAAGTAACGGAACTTCCGCTTAACGGCCGCAACTTCACCCAGCTCGCGTTGTTGACACCGGGCGTTACGCGCGGCAACTACGGCGACACGTCGATGGGCGGCGGAAGCGGAACTGGTTCAGAAGGTTGGCGCAACTCTGATACGGGCGGCGCTTCACTGTCCGCCAACGGACTGCGCCAGCAAGCCAACAACTACATTCTCGACGGCGTAGACAATAACGATTCAATGATCAATTCGATCGTCTTCTTCCCGCCGGTCGAAGCTATCCAGGAATTCAAAGTCAACACCAGCGTTGCCCCGGCAGAAATCGGGCGCGCGGGCGGAGCGGTAGTTCAGGCCTCCATCAAGTCGGGCACGAACGCTTTTCACGGCTCGGCTTTCTGGTTCCGTCAGTCCGGTGAATTCAACGCAAGGGCATGGCACAACAACGACAATACATTCATTCGTAACCAGTTCGGCGGAACTTTGGGTGGTCCGCTGGTAAAGAACAAGCTGTTTCTGTTCATGGATTACCAGGGACTGCGGCAGAAGATTCCGACGAGCGATGGCCCGACGTGGGTTCCCACTCCGCTGATGCGGGAAGGCAATTTCACCGAGCTGCTGGGCCCGGGTGGACCCAGCATGACGACGGTGCCCGTTGCCCAGATTTGTCCGAACCTGGTCGGCACGCCGCTGGCGACGAGTCAGGGTTATGTGTTTAATCCACAGACTTGTCTGCCATTCGGCTGGGTCGGTGACGCAGCGACTGGCTCGCGAGGACCGAATATCAACATAATCGATCCTATGTATCAGAATTCGGTCGGCGTGGCGCTGGTGAACGCCTATCCGCTTCCGAACATCACCGGTGTGGCAATCAATGCCGCAAACTTCCAGCCGTCACGCCAACAGCTTCGTAACTACGACGATGCCGATGCGCGGTTGGATTACGTCGTAGGCGCCAAGGACACCATCTTTGTGCGTGGCAGCTACGCTCAGGATGCGATGACCGTAAGCGACCTTCTGAGAGATGCGAATCATGACCTGCCTTCGGGCTGGGGCTCAGGCAACAACCCGACGCATCCTCGTGCTATTGCTGTAGGTTGGACTCACAGTTTTGGAGCCAGGGTCATCAATGAATTCCGGTTCGGATATACCCGCGATTTGTATGCCTATGAGCCGCCGTTCCAAGGAACACCGATGGGAGAGAACCTGGGTATTCCCAACGCGAACCGCAACAGCCTTCTCGGGGGAATGCCGCTGATCGGTGGCTGGGGAGCAAGCCGGCAACTGGAGTACACGGGTGACTATGGACTCTACTCAGTGCCACAGAAACCTTTGCAATTCACCGACACGGTGAGCTACAGCGAGGGCCGGCACACTTTCAAGTTCGGGTTCAACATCATCAACCGGAAGCTGGATTTTGTGCAGGGTAACCGCGCGAAAGGCTACTTCTGGATCGATGACAACAACTGCGGACCGGGCTGCGGAGGTATGCCTTGGGGCTATTCCGGACAGGGTACCTTCACGGGTGCGCAGGTTGCCGAACTGGAAGCCGGGTTCATGGGCGGTTACCAGGTTGGCGACATGAGCGGTTACTACAAGACAAGGAACTGGGAGACCGGTTACTTTGCCCAAGACGACTGGCGCATCTCCAGTCGACTGACGTTGAATCTCGGAATTCGCTACGACCTGTTCACCTGGCCGTTCGAAGTGAGCGACCGGATGTCGAACTTCGACCCTGCGACGGGTACCCTGGTCCGCCCGACGGATGCTGGGCAGCCTCGCTCGCTGATTAACACGGACAAGAACAACATTGCTCCGCGTTTCGGATTTGCCTACGACGTTTTCGGAACGGGCAAGACTGTCCTTCGCGGCGGTTATGGAATGTTCTACTTCCTCGACCGTGGCGGTGTTGATAACCAGTTGCCGAACAACCCAGACTTCAATGGATATTCGTCCTACTGGGCTTGTCCGACTCCAACTACCTGCTCGACGGGATATCGCATTACGTTGAGCGGCGCTGCTGCCCCCGGGAGCAACAATCCGGTGGGTGCGACAGGTGCGCTGCCTCCGGCAGTCCCCTCAATTGATCCGAAAAACCTGAGCACGGCTGCAAACATTCTGTACTGGCCGAGGAACAACCAGAACTCGTCGGTACAGCAGTGGAACTTGCAGGTACAGCACGAACTATTCAAGAACACGGCAGTGTCAGTTGGATATATCGGGACCAAGATGGACCACCTGTCCACGCGGTTCCAGGCGAACCAGGGAGCATTTGGTACCGGAGTGCAGTGGTTCCCGACGGTTGGCCAAATTACGGAGATGGCAAACGTTGGTACCGGAATGTACAACGGCCTGCAGGCCAGTATTCGACGTAACATGTCGAGCGGTTTGCAGTACACGGTTTCGTATACCTGGTCGCATACGCTGGACAACTCCAACAGTGCATTCAGCACTTCCAGCACCAACAACGGCGGCGGCATCTCTGTCGGTCCGGACGGAGTCCCGTTGCTCAGCTACAACAAGGGCAACTCGGATACTGACATCCGGCACGCTCTTGTCGCTTCAGTCCTTTATGAACTGCCGTGGGGTAAAGGACGCCGGTGGTTAAGCGGCGCTCCGACCGCGGTCGATTACGTCCTTGGCGGATGGCAGTGGAACAACATTGTCACCCTCCAGAGCGGCTCGCCGATCAACGTGTTCTACAACAACAGCCGGTTGACAACTGTCTACAATGGCGGCTGCAAGGTCAACCCGGGAAGCCATGATTCAAATGGCAACCCGTATTGGTTGGTTTGCCCGGCCGGTGCGTTCACTTCGGCACCTGCCGGACAGATCGGCAACCTGGCACGTAACTATTTCCATGGGCCGGGAAGCCATGTTTGGGATATGTCGATCTTCAAGGACATCCCGATCTACGAAAACTTCAAGTCGCAACTGCGTCTTGAAATGTTCAACGTGACCAATACGCCACAGTTCCAGAACCCGGATTCGAATTTTGGAGGTCCGACCTGGACAAACGGCAACTTCGGGGTACAGAACACGACCAAACTGTCATCTGAACGTCGCATGCAGATTGCAGTTCGATTGATGTTCTAA